A single genomic interval of Antechinus flavipes isolate AdamAnt ecotype Samford, QLD, Australia chromosome 1, AdamAnt_v2, whole genome shotgun sequence harbors:
- the LOC127553728 gene encoding histone H2A-beta, sperm-like: MSEKRSHPGPSHPRARTRSRSSRAQLQFPVSRVDRFLRQGHYAQRLASGAPVFLAAVLEYLTAEILELAGNAARDNQKSRIAPRHVQLAVRNDAELNQLFGDVTISQGGVLPRIHSELLQSVNKAQGSRNRGGNSCIQSVKTK, translated from the coding sequence ATGTCTGAGAAACGGAGCCACCCAGGACCCTCGCATCCCCGTGCCCGAACCCGATCACGCTCCTCAAGGGCCCAACTACAGTTCCCTGTGAGCCGCGTGGACCGCTTTCTGCGCCAGGGCCACTATGCCCAGCGGTTGGCTTCTGGCGCCCCTGTTTTCCTGGCTGCTGTGCTGGAGTACCTGACTGCTGAGATCCTGGAGCTGGCAGGCAATGCTGCCCGTGACAACCAGAAAAGCCGCATCGCTCCTCGCCACGTGCAGCTGGCTGTGCGCAACGATGCTGAGCTCAACCAGCTCTTTGGGGACGTCACCATCTCCCAGGGCGGAGTCTTGCCCCGCATCCATTCGGAGCTCCTACAGTCGGTGAACAAGGCCCAGGGTAGCCGAAACCGTGGAGGAAATTCTTGTATCCAGTCAGTAAAGACCAAATGA
- the LOC127553733 gene encoding erythroid membrane-associated protein-like isoform X1: protein MAARWSQRRGQHSLLWGLLKLFGIAEAFTMAEISSDISSLLEEKTNVISKLGGNVTLSCWADLQLESVRVSWYHLNQHGSHTVVFSYSSEDDHIDQSVEFQERTSLVIRPKVVMLHLRNVKLQDSGTYKCILQDNQQSVEQYVILQVTDPKETLQDDDDSVVIYTMVGFILAGLVAWMISFCILCKRGDLQCSRNWDQQI, encoded by the exons GAGGGCAACATTCCTTGCTTTGGGGATTGCTGAAGCTGTTTGGGATTGCTGAAGCTTTTACTATGGCAGAAATTTCTTCAG ATATTTCTTCTCTACTTGAGGAAAAGACAAACGTGATCTCAAAGTTAGGGGGAAATGTCACCCTCTCTTGTTGGGCAGACTTGCAATTAGAAAGTGTCCGTGTCTCTTGGTACCACCTCAATCAGCATGGATCACACACTGTGGTATTTAGTTATTCTTCTGAAGATGATCACATAGATCAGTCTGTGGAGTTCCAGGAACGTACCTCCCTCGTCATCAGGCCAAAGGTGGTAATGCTGCATTTGAGAAATGTGAAACTGCAAGACAGTGGGACATACAAATGTATCCTGCAGGATAACCAACAATCGGTAGAGCAATATGTGATTCTCCAAGTGACAG ACCCAAAAGAAACCTTGCAAGACGATGATGACTCTGTGGTTATTTATACAATGGTGGGGTTCATCTTGGCAGGCCTGGTGGCATGGATGATTTCCTTCTGCATTTTATGTAAGAGGGGAGACCTGCAATGCTCCAGAAACTGGGACCAACAAATATGA
- the LOC127553733 gene encoding erythroid membrane-associated protein-like isoform X2, producing the protein MAARWSQRHISSLLEEKTNVISKLGGNVTLSCWADLQLESVRVSWYHLNQHGSHTVVFSYSSEDDHIDQSVEFQERTSLVIRPKVVMLHLRNVKLQDSGTYKCILQDNQQSVEQYVILQVTDPKETLQDDDDSVVIYTMVGFILAGLVAWMISFCILCKRGDLQCSRNWDQQI; encoded by the exons ATATTTCTTCTCTACTTGAGGAAAAGACAAACGTGATCTCAAAGTTAGGGGGAAATGTCACCCTCTCTTGTTGGGCAGACTTGCAATTAGAAAGTGTCCGTGTCTCTTGGTACCACCTCAATCAGCATGGATCACACACTGTGGTATTTAGTTATTCTTCTGAAGATGATCACATAGATCAGTCTGTGGAGTTCCAGGAACGTACCTCCCTCGTCATCAGGCCAAAGGTGGTAATGCTGCATTTGAGAAATGTGAAACTGCAAGACAGTGGGACATACAAATGTATCCTGCAGGATAACCAACAATCGGTAGAGCAATATGTGATTCTCCAAGTGACAG ACCCAAAAGAAACCTTGCAAGACGATGATGACTCTGTGGTTATTTATACAATGGTGGGGTTCATCTTGGCAGGCCTGGTGGCATGGATGATTTCCTTCTGCATTTTATGTAAGAGGGGAGACCTGCAATGCTCCAGAAACTGGGACCAACAAATATGA